Part of the Salvelinus sp. IW2-2015 unplaced genomic scaffold, ASM291031v2 Un_scaffold2375, whole genome shotgun sequence genome, cacaaaaccagggcctgtattcacaaagccagggcctgtattcacaaagtcagtgcctgtattcacaaagccagggcctgtattcacaaagtcagggcctgtattcacaaagtcagggcctgtattcacaaagccagggcctgtattcacaaagcgtctcagagtaggaatgctgatctaggatgagGTCCCCCCGTCCATGTTCTCCTCCTCACCTTCCCAGTCGTAGTCTTCTGTTTTCCTCCTAACCTTCCCAGTCGTAGTCTTCTGTTTTCCTCCTAACTTTCAACATCGTAGTCTTCTGTTTTCCTCCTAACCTTCCCAGCTGTAGTCTTCTGTTTTCCTCCTAACTTTCAACATCGTAGTCTTCTGTTTTTCTCCTAACCTTCCCAGCTGTAGTCTTCTATTTTCCTCCTAATCTTCCCAGTCGTAGTCTTCTGTTTTCCTCCTAACCTTCCCAGCTGTAGTCTTCTGTTTTCCTCCTAACCTTCCCAGCTGTAGTCTTCTGTTTTCCTCCGAACCTTCCCAGCTGTAGTCTTCTGTTTTCCTCCTAACCTTCCCAGCTGTAGTCTTCTGTTTTCCTCCTAACCTTCCCAGTCGTAGTCTTCTGTTTTCCTCCTAACCTTCCCNCTTCTGTTTTCCTCCTAACCTTCCCAGTCGTAGTCTTCTGTTTTCCTCCTAACCTTCCCAGTCGTAGTCTTCTGTTTTCCTCCTAACCTTCCCAGCACCTTGGCCTTCTTTCATTAGCTGGTCAGGTTCAGAAGACTGTCACATTTTACCTTGGTAAGACGtctactgaaaaacatcctatTCAGAGCATATCCAGAGGCTGTGTGTGCGtctttgtgtgattgtgtgtgtgtctatgtgtgagtgtgtttgtgcgtgtgtgtgtaagggcATATCCACAGGCAGTTGAACCACTGTCAGTTTTACTGCTCGTATCAATCCTCACTGACAGCAGGTCAGAAAACCAGTCtgacccatacacacacacgcacacgcacacgcacacgcacacgcacacgcacacgcacacacttcacTCCTCCCCCATCTCAGCAACCTCATTCTGCTGCTACTGCATGTGTAACACCCAGGATTAATGATGTCTTAGGTTtcgtcccaaatgacaacctattccctaaacattgtcaaaagtagttcactatatatactcatagaaaaaagggttcctaaagggttatttggctgtccccataggagaaccctttttggttccatgtagaaccctctttggggagagggagagagagagaatctgtgtgtactgtataaagTTGCTACAGTGATGGTTTTAATGAGAAATGTCTAGCGGGCATGTAGGACAAATTCAGACTGACTTTGGTTTCAGAGGCGAGGACGAGAAGTGGGTACGAAGGGAAGAGGAGGTCTAGAGGAGGtgtagaggaggaggtgtagagGAGGTCTAGATGAGGAGGTGTAGAGGAGGAGGTCTAGAGGAGGTGTAGATGAGGAGGTGTAGAGGAGGTCTAGATGAGGAGGTGTAGAGGAGGAGGTCTACAGGAGGAGTCTATGAGGAGGAGGTctaagaggtagaggaggaggtgcCTAAGAGTCCTGATAGAGTGTAGGAGGAGGTCTAGAGGAGGTTTGAGGAGTGTAAAGAGTGAGGAGGTGTAGAGGAGGTGTAGAGAGGAGGTGTAGAGGAGGAGGTCTAGCGAGGAGGTGTAGAGGAGGAGGTTactatagagaggaggtctaCAGTGAGGAGGTCAGTCTAGAGAGAGGTAAGgtctagaggaggaggaggagtctagTGGAGGTCTAGaggaggttgagggtagaggaggtCTAAGAGGAGGTCTAGAGGAGAGGTTCTTAGAGGAGGAAGGTCTAGTGAGGGTCTAGAGGAGGAACAAGAGGAGGAGGTCTAGAGGAGGTCTAGAAGGAGGAGGTATAGAGGAGGAGGTCTAGAGGAGGTCTAGTGGAGATCTAGaggaggttagaggttagaggaggGTCTAGAGGAGTCTAAGAGGAGGTCTAGAGGAGGAGGTCTAGTGGAGGTTAGAGGAGGTCTAGAGGAGGAGGCTAAAAGAAGGAGGTCTAGAGGAGGAGGTCTAAATAAGGAGGTCTAGAGGAGGTTTAGAGGAGGTCTAGAGGAGGGTCTAGAGGAGGTCTAGAGGAGTTTAGAGGAGGTCTAGAGGAGGAGGTCTAGTGGAGGTCTTAGAGGAGAACTAGAGGAGGAGGTCTAGAGGAGGAGGTCTAGAGGAGGAGGTCTAAAAGAAGGAGGTCTAGAGGAGGAGGTCTAGAGGAGGTTTAGAGGAGGTCTAGAGGAGGAGGTCTAGTGGAGGTCTagaggagaacaagaggaggaggTCTAGAGGAGGTCTagaggagaggttagaggagGAGGTATAGAGGAGGAGGTTCTAGAGGAGGTTCTAGAGTGATCTAGAGGAGGAGGTCTAGAGGAGGAGGTCTAGAGAAGGAGGTCTAGAGGAGGTTTAGAGGATGAGATCTAGATGAGGTCTAGAGGAGAACTAGAGGAGTTTAGAGGAGGTTAGAGGAGGGGTCAGTGAGGTCGAGTGGAGGTCTAGGAGGAGGTCTAAAGTCTAGAGGAGGAGGTCTAGAGGAGGTTTAGAGGAGGAGGTCTAGAGGAAGAGGTCTAGAGGAGGTTTAGAGGAGGTTAGAGGAGTCTAGAGGAGGTTTAAGGATGGGAGAGGGTTAGAGGAGGAGTCTAGAGGAGGAGGAATCTAAGAGAGAACTAGACAGAGATCTAGAGGAGGTCTAGAGGAGGTCTAGTGGTGATCTAGAGGAGGAGTCTAGAGGAGGAGGTCTAGAGGAGGAGGTCTAGAGGAGGAGGTTAGGAGGAGAGTCTAGAGGAGGAGGTCTGAGAGGAGGGGTCTGAGGAGGTCTAAAGAGGTTAGAGGAGGAGGTCTAGAGGAGGAGATCTAGAGGAGGGGTCTAAGAGGAGGAGGTCTAGAGGAGGTTTAGTGGAGGTCTAGAGGAGGTTTTAGAGAGGGAGATCTAGTGGAGGTCTAGTGGAGGTCTAGAGGAGGTCTAGAGGAGAAATACAGGAGGAGGTCTAGAGGAGGAGGTCTAGCGGAGGAGGTCTAGCGGAGGAGTCTAGCGGAAGAGGTCTAGAGGAGGAGGTCTAGAGGAGGTCTAGAGAAGAACTAGAGGAGGTCTAGAGGAGGATGTCTAGCGGAAGATGTCTAGCGGAGGAGGTCTAGCGGAGGGAGGTCTAGCGAGGAGGTCTAGAGGAGGAGGTCTAGAGGTCTAGAGGAACACACTtatccaacacacaccacacacacacacacacaacacacacacacacacaacaaacacacacacacacacacacacacacacacacacacacacaacacaccaccaccacacacacacacacacacacacacaacacacacactcaaagactCAGTAATGAAAGGTCAGTGATGCTGCCACTCTCCCTACATCCTGTGGAAGAGGTCTTGATGACATTCCATTACAACATCTGTTAGTGTTTGTCTGTTCAGTAACCGGTCTGTTTGATTATACATCTGTTAGTGTTTGTCTGTTCAGTAACCGGTCTGTTTGATTACACATCTGTTAGTGTTTTTCTGTTCAGTAACCGGTCTGTTTGATTACACATCTGTTAGTGTTTGTCTGTTCAGTAACCGGTCTGTTTGATTAACATCTGTTAGTGTTTGTCGTGTTCAGTAACCGGTCTGTTTGATTACACATCTGTTAGTGTTTGTCTGTTCAGTAACCGGTCTGTTTGATTACACATCTGTTAGTGTTTTTCTGTTCAGTAACACGGTCTGTTTTGATTATACATCTGTAGTGTTTGTCTGTTCAGTAACCGGTCTGTTTGATTAAACATCTGTTAGTGTTTGTCTGTTCAGTAACAGGTCGTTTGATTACACATCTGTTAGTGTTTGTCTGTTCAGTAACCGGTCTGTTTGATTACACATCTGTTAGTGTTTGTCTGTTCAGTAACCGGTTGTTTGATTACACATCTGTTAGTGTTTGCTGTTCAGTAACCGGTCTGTTGATTACACATCTGTTAGTGTTTGTTGTCAGTAACCGGTCTGTTTGATTACACATCTGGTTATGGTTTTTTCTGTTCAGTAACCGGTCTGTTTGATTACAcatctgtttagtgtttgtctgTTCAGTAACCGGTCTGTTTGATTACCATCTGTTAGTGTTTGTCTGTTCAGTAACCGGTCTGTTTGATTACACATCTGTTAGTGTTTTTCTGTTCAGTAACCGGTCTGTTTGATTACACATCTGTTGTGTTTGTCTGTTCAGTAACCGGTCTGTTTTGATTATACATCTGTTAGTGTTTGTCTGTTCAGTAACCGGTCTGTTTGATTACACATCTGTTAGTGTTTGTCTGTTCAGTAACCGGTCTGTTTGATTATACATCTGTCAGTGTAGGCTGAGAGAGCGTTAGCtaataataatgtattgtgtGAGGATTATCTTGTCACAACAATTTATTCACGTCTACGTCTATAACTGATTAATTCAATATGTGAGTAATTTGTGAACTGTAGTCTGCAGTATCTATCTACTTCTGTCACTTCAGTTAAGGAAATCAGGTGTTAGGAGAATTTTGCTCATTCAAGATGAAACTcaatgttgtgtgggtgtgtgtcaccACACGTGTCTTCTCCAGGTGGCCCATCCAGGTGGTCTTCGTCCCATTGCGACTGCTGCTGCAAGAGCCACAAGAGTGAGCGCGAGGGAGAGAGTGGCACATCTTTGAACGAGCTCTCTACTTCCTGCTCCGAGACCCAATCAGAAGCCAGCTCCCCTCAGGGCACTGTCATCTGTAGTTCCGTCAGCCGTCAGCCTCACCCCGTCGCCCAGACCCTGGACCGGCCACTGAAGAAAGGTGTGGGTGTACCTCCTTTTTTGTATCCCTTGGGTGACTTTGGGTGCTTTGAAAGGTGTCTGTCTAATAAaatgttttcttctctctccttcctcctcttccttccctaaAGGGCCCGTTCAGCTGCTCCAGCCGtcggagatgaggaggaagacggACCTGCTCCGGGTGAGGACCATGGGGATCAGGGAGCACCGGGAGGCTGCAGCCAAGAGGAAAGCCAACAAGGAGAAGTTAACACCGGAGCAGGAGCTGGAGAGGTGCATCCAGGACTTCCACAGGATCAGGATTCCTGAACGCTTCCCGGAGAGGAAGTACATGTGGCAACAAGAACTGCTGAGGAAGTACCGTCTctaaggagagggagggagggagcaatacaaatcaaattgtattggtcacatacgccgaatacaacaggtgtaaactttaGAGTGAagtgcttatttacaagcccattcccaacagtgcagagttaaaaagtaagacaaatatttggaaaaatgtatataaggaaatagtaacacattTACTACAATTACAcaaaccgagtcaatgtgcagggacacGAGGTAGTTATGAGGCTATATTTAAGGAGTACcaatactgagtcaatgtgcaggggtacgaggtagttatGAGGCTATATATAAGGAGTACcaatactgagtcaatgtgcaggggtacgaggtagttatgaggctatatacaaggagtaccagtactgaatcaatgtgcaggggtacgaggtagttgaggtattACATGTGGGCAGGTATCAAAGTGACAAGGCAATCAGGAAATAGTAACacaggaaatagtaacacaataaaaacaatagcgaggctatatacaaggggacaggaagagagagagaaagagggatggagggctCCATTTCTTTGCAGGGTATTAGCTAAAGACTAATAGACTGTAGCACTCTCAATGACAATCATGTACTGTATTAAAGACAATGAAGAAATCAAGGACACTGTATTGCCAGCATGTATAGCAGAGCACAGTGAATCTAGCACAAAACGAGGCCACATTTGTCGAGGGTTTGTGATGTGTGCACAGTGTCTTTTTGTGATATGCACGTGTGTTAACCAGGTTGGGGTTCAAATCCCAGTCACGACAGGGGACACTTTAGCACAACCACATGTGGCTAACCATGTGAAGTCATGGTTAGCCTGTCAAGCTAAAGGCTACATTACCTGTTCAAGCAACAAAGCAACCTCAGGGTCAATGGGATACACCGCAATCAGCTCACCAAGCTCAATCACGATCACAAGCTCCATCAACAAAGGTGCAGTTACAGCTAGCTAATGCTTGTTGTGGAACGAATTAGTAGCCACGAtgtcagtcattttctattggtGTATCAGTATGTACAGAAGGAAAGGACTATCACTGCGTCTCCGGTTCACAGTTAGTCACAGTGTGTCTATGGAAAGTGTCAGAATGGGTTTGTGGTTCTGTCAGGCACAATCATCACAGAAGAAGTGGACTCTGGATCTCTCATCTGTTTATTGTACTACAACAACAGCCCTGCATGTCATTTCATGGTATGAGACTCATATCAGTAGACTATAGTGTCTGTAATATGGTATGAGACTCATATCAATAGATCATAGTGTCAGTAATATGGTATGAGACTCATATCAATAGATTATAGTGTCAGTAATATGGTATGAGACTCATATCAATAGATTATAGTGTCAGTAATATGGTATGAGNNNNNNNNNNNNNNNNNNNNNNNNNNNNNNNNNNNNNNNNNNNNNNNNNNNNNNNNNNNNNNNNNNNNNNNNNNNNNNNNNNNNNNNNNNNNNNNNNNNNNNNNNNNNNNNNNNNNNNNNNNNNNNNNNNNNNNNNNNNNNNNNNNNNNNNNNNNNNNNNNNNNNNNNNNNNNNNNNNNNNNNNNNNNNNNNNNNNNNNNNNNNNNNNNNNNNNNNNNNNNNNNNNNNNNNNNNNNNNNNNNNNNNNNNNNNNNNNNNNNNNNNNNNNNNNNNNNNNNNNNNNNNNNNNNNNNNNNNNNNNNNNNNNNNNNNNNNNNNNNNNNNNNNNNNNNNNNNNNNNNNNNNNNNNNNNNNNNNNNNNNNNNNNNNNNNNNNNNNNNNNNNNNNNNNNNNNNNNNNNNNNNNNNNNNNNNNNNNNNNNNNNNNNNNNNNNNNNNNNNNNNNNNNNNNNNNNNNNNNNNNNNNNNNNNNNNNNNNNNNNNNNNNNNNNNNNNNNNNNNNNNNNNNNNNNNNNNNNNNNNNNNNNNNNNNNNNNNNNNNNNNNNNNNNNNNNNNNNNNNNNNNNNNNNNNNNNNNNNNNNNNNNNNNNNNNNNNNNNNNNNNNNNNNNNNNNNNNNNNNNNNNNNNNNNNNNNNNNNNNNNNNNNNNNNNNNNNNNNNNNNNNNNNNNNNNNNNNNNNNNNNNNNNNNNNNNNNNNNNNNNNNNNNNNNNNNNNNNNNNNNNNNNNNNNNNNNNNNNNNNNNNNNNNNNNNNNNNNNNNNNNNNNNNNNNNNNNNNNNNNNNNNNNNNNNNNNNNNNNNNNNNNNNNNNNNNNNNNNNNNNNNNNNNNNNNNNNNNNNNNNNNNNNNNNNNNNNNNNNNNNNNNNNNNNNNNNNNNNNNNNNNNNNNNNNNNNNNNNNNNNNNNNNNNNNNNNNNNNNNNNNNNNNNNNNNNNNNNNNNNNNNNNNNNNNNNNNNNNNNNNNNNNNNNNNNNNNNNNNNNNNNNNNNNNNNNNNNNNNNNNNNNNNNNNNNNNNNNNNNNNNNNNNNNNNNNNNNNNNNNNNNNNNNNNNNNNNNNNNNNNNNNNNNNNNNNNNNNNNNNNNNNNNNNNNNNNNNNNNNNNNNNNNNNNNNNNNNNNNNNNNNNNNNNNNNNNNNNNNNNNNNNNNNNNNNNNNNNNNNNNNNNNNNNNNNNNNNNNNNNNNNNNNNNNNNNNNNNNNNNNNNNNNNNNNNNNNNNNNNNNNNNNNNNNNNNNNNNNNNNNNNNNNNNNNNNNNNNNNNNNNNNNNNNNNNNNNNNNNNNNNNNNNNNNNNNNNNNNNNNNNNNNNNNNNNNNNNNNNNNNNNNNNNNNNNNNNNNNNNNNNNNNNNNNNNNNNNNNNNNNNNNNNNNNNNNNNNNNNNNNNNNNNNNNNNNNNNNNNNNNNNNNNNNNNNNNNNNNNNNNNNNNNNNNNNNNNNNNNNNNNNNNNNNNNNNNNNNNNNNNNNNNNNNNNNNNNNNNNNNNNNNNNNNNNNNNNNNNNNNNNNNNNNNNNNNNNNNNNNNNNNNNNNNNNNNNNNNNNNNNNNNNNNNNNNNNNNNNNNNNNNNNNNNNNNNNNNNNNNNNNNNNNNNNNNNNNNNNNNNNNNNNNNNNNNNNNNNNNNNNNNNNNNNNNNNNNNNNNNNNNNNNNNNNNNNNNNNNNNNNNNNNNNNNNNNNNNNNNNNNNNNNNNNNNNNNNNNNNNNNNNNNNNNNNNNNNNNNNNNNNNNNNNNNNNNNNNNNNNNNNNNNNNNNNNNNNNNNNNNNNNNNNNNNNNNNNNNNNNNNNNNNNNNNNNNNNNNNNNNNNNNNNNNNNNNNNNNNNNNNNNNNNNNNNNNNNNNNNNNNNNNNNNNNNNNNNNNNNNNNNNNNNNNNNNNNNNNNNNNNNNNNNNNNNNNNNNNNNNNNNNNNNNNNNNNNNNNNNNNNNNNNNNNNNNNNNNNNNNNNNNNNNNNNNNNNNNNNNNNNNNNNNNNNNNNNNNNNNNNNNNNNNNNNNNNNNNNNNNNNNNNNNNNNNNNNNNNNNNNNNNNNNNNNNNNNNNNNNNNNNNNNNNNNNNNNNNNNNNNNNNNNNNNNNNNNNNNNNNNNNNNNNNNNNNNNNNNNNNNNNNNNNNNNNNNNNNNNNNNNNNNNNNNNNNNNNNNNNNNNNNNNNNNNNNNNNNNNNNNNNNNNNNNNNNNNNNNNNNNNNNNNNNNNNNNNNNNNNNNNNNNNNNNNNNNNNNNNNNNNNNNNNNNNNNNNNNNNNNNNNNNNNNNNNNNNNNNNNNNNNNNNNNNNNNNNNNNNNNNNNNNNNNNNNNNNNNNNNNNNNNNNNNNNNNNNNNNNNNNNNNNNNNNNNNNNNNNNNNNNNNNNNNNNNNNNNNNNNNNNNNNNNNNNNNNNNNNNNNNNNNNNNNNNNNNNNNNNNNNNNNNNNNNNNNNNNNNNNNNNNNNNNNNNNNNNNNNNNNNNNNNNNNNNNNNNNNNNNNNNNNNNNNNNNNNNNNNNNNNNNNNNNNNNNNNNNNNNNNNNNNNNNNNNNNNNNNNNNNNNNNNNNNNNNNNNNNNNNNNNNNNNNNNNNNNNNNNNNNNNNNNNNNNNNNNNNNNNNNNNNNNNNNNNNNNNNNNNNNNNNNNNNNNNNNNNNNNNNNNNNNNNNNNNNNNNNNNNNNNNNNNNNNNNNNNNNNNNNNNNNNNNNNNNNNNNNNNNNNNNNNNNNNNNNNNNNNNNNNNNNNNNNNNNNNNNNNNNNNNNNNNNNNNNNNNNNNNNNNNNNNNNNNNNNNNNNNNNNNNNNNNNNNNNNNNNNNNNNNNNNNNNNNNNNNNNNNNNNNNNNNNNNNNNNNNNNNNNNNNNNNNNNNNNNNNNNNNNNNNNNNNNNNNNNNNNNNNNNNNNNNNNNNNNNNNNNNNNNNNNNNNNNNNNNNNNNNNNNNNNNNNNNNNNNNNNNNNNNNNNNNNNNNNNNNNNNNNNNNNNNNNNNNNNNNNNNNNNNNNNNNNNNNNNNNNNNNNNNNNNNNNNNNNNNNNNNNNNNNNNNNNNNNNNNNNNNNNNNNNNNNNNNNNNNNNNNNNNNNNNNNNNNNNNNNNNNNNNNNNNNNNNNNNNNNNNNNNNNNNNNNNNNNNNNNNNNNNNNNNNNNNNNNNNNNNNNNNNNNNNNNNNNNNNNNNNNNNNNNNNNNNNNNNNNNNNNNNNNNNNNNNNNNNNNNNNNNNNNNNNNNNNNNNNNNNNNNNNNNNNNNNNNNNNNNNNNNNNNNNNNNNNNNNNNNNNNNNNNNNNNNNNNNNNNNNNNNNNNNNNNNNNNNNNNNNNNNNNNNNNNNNNNNNNNNNNNNNNNNNNNNNNNNNNNNNNNNNNNNNNNNNNNNNNNNNNNNNNNNNNNNNNNNNNNNNNNNNNNNNNNNNNNNNNNNNNNNNNNNNNNNNNNNNNNNNNNNNNNNNNNNNNNNNNNNNNNNNNNNNNNNNNNNNNNNNNNNNNNNNNNNNNNNNNNNNNNNNNNNNNNNNNNNNNNNNNNNNNNNNNNNNNNNNNNNNNNNNNNNNNNNNNNNNNNNNNNNNNNNNNNNNNNNNNNNNNNNNNNNNNNNNNNNNNNNNNNNNNNNNNNNNNNNNNNNNNNNNNNNNNNNNNNNNNNNNNNNNNNNNNNNNNNNNNNNNNNNNNNNNNNNNNNNNNNNNNNNNNNNNNNNNNNNNNNNNNNNNNNNNNNNNNNNNNNNNNNNNNNNNNNNNNNNNNNNNNNNNNNNNNNNNNNNNNNNNNNNNNNNNNNNNNNNNNNNNNNNNNNNNNNNNNNNNNNNNNNNNNNNNNNNNNNNNNNNNNNNNNNNNNNNNNNNNNNNNNNNNNNNNNNNNNNNNNNNNNNNNNNNNNNNNNNNNNNNNNNNNNNNNNNNNNNNNNNNNNNNNNNNNNNNNNNNNNNNNNNNNNNNNNNNNNNNNNNNNNNNNNNNNNNNNNNNNNNNNNNNNNNNNNNNNNNNNNNNNNNNNNNNNNNNNNNNNNNNNNNNNNNNNNNNNNNNNNNNNNNNNNNNNNNNNNNNNNNNNNNNNNNNNNNNNNNNNNNNNNNNNNNNNNNNNNNNNNNNNNNNNNNNNNNNNNNNNNNNNNNNNNNNNNNNNNNNNNNNNNNNNNNNNNNNNNNNNNNNNNNNNNNNNNNNNNNNNNNNNNNNNNNNNNNNNNNNNNNNNNNNNNNNNNNNNNNNNNNNNNNNNNNNNNNNNNNNNNNNNNNNNNNNNNNNNNNNNNNNNNNNNNNNNNNNNNNNNNNNNNNNNNNNNNNNNNNNNNNNNNNNNNNNNNNNNNNNNNNNNNNNNNNNNNNNNNNNNNNNNNNNNNNNNNNNNNNNNNNNNN contains:
- the LOC112073803 gene encoding BTB/POZ domain-containing protein KCTD16-like yields the protein MLCGCVSPHVSSPGGPSRWSSSHCDCCCKSHKSEREGESGTSLNELSTSCSETQSEASSPQGTVICSSVSRQPHPVAQTLDRPLKKGPVQLLQPSEMRRKTDLLRVRTMGIREHREAAAKRKANKEKLTPEQELERCIQDFHRIRIPERFPERKYMWQQELLRKYRL